The following proteins are encoded in a genomic region of Streptomyces collinus Tu 365:
- a CDS encoding Mrp/NBP35 family ATP-binding protein: protein MATEDAVREALATVNDPEINRPITELGMVKSVEIGADGAVAVTVYLTVSGCPMRETITQRVTEAVSRVEGVSRVDVTLDVMSDEQRKELANALRGGQTEREVPFARPGNLTRVYAVASGKGGVGKSSVTVNLAAAMAADGLKVGVVDADIYGHSVPRMLGADGRPTQVENMIMPPSANGVKVISIGMFTPGNAPVVWRGPMLHRALQQFLADVYWGDLDVLLLDLPPGTGDIAISVAQLIPNAEILVVTTPQQAAAEVAERAGSIAVQTHQKIVGVVENMSGLPCPHCGEMVDVFGTGGGQLVADGLTRTTGATVPVLGNIPIDVRLREGGDEGKPVVLTDPDSPAGSALRAIAGKLGGRQRGLSGLSLGITPKNKF from the coding sequence ATGGCTACGGAAGACGCGGTGCGCGAGGCACTGGCGACGGTGAACGACCCCGAGATCAACCGCCCCATCACCGAACTGGGGATGGTCAAATCGGTGGAGATCGGCGCGGACGGAGCGGTCGCGGTGACCGTGTACCTGACCGTCTCCGGGTGCCCGATGCGCGAGACGATCACCCAGCGGGTGACCGAGGCGGTCTCCCGGGTCGAGGGCGTCTCCCGCGTGGACGTCACGCTGGACGTGATGAGCGACGAGCAGCGCAAGGAGCTGGCGAACGCCCTGCGCGGCGGCCAGACCGAGCGCGAGGTCCCCTTCGCCAGGCCGGGCAACCTGACCCGGGTCTACGCGGTCGCCTCCGGCAAGGGCGGCGTCGGCAAGTCCTCGGTGACGGTGAACCTGGCGGCGGCGATGGCGGCCGACGGTCTGAAGGTGGGCGTCGTCGACGCCGACATCTACGGCCACTCGGTGCCGCGGATGCTGGGCGCGGACGGCCGCCCCACCCAGGTCGAGAACATGATCATGCCGCCGTCGGCCAACGGCGTGAAGGTCATCTCCATCGGCATGTTCACCCCGGGCAACGCCCCGGTGGTCTGGCGCGGCCCGATGCTCCACCGCGCGCTGCAGCAGTTCCTCGCCGACGTCTACTGGGGCGACCTCGACGTCCTGCTGCTGGACCTCCCGCCCGGCACCGGTGACATCGCGATCTCCGTCGCCCAGCTGATCCCGAACGCCGAGATCCTGGTCGTGACGACGCCTCAGCAGGCCGCCGCCGAGGTGGCGGAGCGGGCCGGCTCCATCGCCGTGCAGACCCACCAGAAGATCGTCGGCGTGGTCGAGAACATGTCCGGCCTGCCCTGCCCGCACTGCGGTGAGATGGTCGACGTCTTCGGCACCGGCGGCGGCCAGCTCGTCGCCGACGGGCTCACCCGCACCACGGGCGCGACGGTCCCGGTCCTCGGCAACATCCCGATCGACGTCCGCCTGCGCGAGGGCGGCGACGAGGGCAAGCCGGTGGTCCTGACGGACCCCGACTCCCCGGCGGGCTCCGCCCTGCGCGCGATCGCCGGAAAGCTGGGCGGCCGCCAGCGCGGCCTGTCGGGCCTGTCCCTGGGCATCACCCCGAAGAACAAGTTCTGA
- a CDS encoding DUF1003 domain-containing protein — MAPERDTGTRERNPAGATAAPRPRARLDQPRPPRHRFLPEWDPEAFGRLSEKIARFLGTGRFIVWMTVVIILWVVWNISAPAALRFDQYPFIFLTLMLSLQASYAAPLILLAQNRQDDRDRVNLEQDRKQNERSIADTEYLTREVAALRMGLGEVATRDWIRSELQDLVKELEERRRHDGHVVFPAERAERSPGRDADDR; from the coding sequence ATGGCTCCTGAGCGAGACACCGGGACCCGGGAACGCAACCCGGCCGGCGCCACGGCCGCCCCGCGGCCCCGGGCACGCCTGGACCAGCCGCGCCCGCCGCGGCACCGGTTCCTGCCCGAGTGGGACCCGGAGGCCTTCGGTCGGCTGTCGGAGAAGATCGCCCGCTTCCTGGGCACGGGACGCTTCATCGTCTGGATGACGGTGGTGATCATCCTGTGGGTGGTATGGAACATCTCCGCCCCGGCCGCGCTGCGCTTCGACCAGTACCCGTTCATCTTCCTGACCCTGATGCTGTCGCTCCAGGCGTCCTACGCGGCGCCGCTGATCCTGCTGGCGCAGAACAGGCAGGACGACCGCGACCGGGTCAACCTGGAGCAGGACCGCAAGCAGAACGAACGCTCCATCGCCGACACCGAGTACCTGACCCGGGAGGTCGCCGCGCTGCGCATGGGTCTGGGCGAGGTGGCCACCCGCGACTGGATCCGCTCGGAGCTCCAGGACCTGGTCAAGGAGCTGGAGGAACGCAGGCGGCACGACGGTCACGTCGTATTCCCGGCAGAGCGGGCGGAACGGTCGCCGGGACGTGACGCAGACGACCGCTGA
- a CDS encoding magnesium transporter MgtE N-terminal domain-containing protein, giving the protein MAAGAPRIFVSHLAGVPVFDPAGDQVGRVRDLVVMLRVGRRPPRVLGLVVELSTRRRIFLPMTRITGVESGQVITTGVVNVRRFEQRPTERLAFGELLDRRVKLVETGEEVTVLDVSVQQLPARRDWEVDRVFVRKGRKGSAFRRAKGETLTVEWSAVTGFSLEEHGQGAESLLATFEQLRPADLANVLHHLSAKRRAEVAAALDDDRLADVLEELPEDDQIEILGKLAEERAADVLEAMDPDDAADLLAELPEADKERLLSLMQPADAADMRRLMSYEEHTAGGLMTTEPIVLRPDSTVADALARVRNQDLSPALAAQVYVCRPPDETPTGKYLGTVHFQRLLRDPPYTLVSSLVDDDLQPLAPGATLPVIAGFFATYDMVAAPVVDESGSLLGAVTVDDVLDHMLPDDWRETEFHLDEGEGATTHGS; this is encoded by the coding sequence ATGGCAGCCGGCGCCCCCCGGATCTTCGTCTCGCACCTCGCCGGGGTCCCCGTCTTCGATCCGGCCGGCGACCAGGTGGGCCGGGTACGCGACCTGGTCGTCATGCTGCGCGTCGGGCGACGTCCGCCGCGCGTCCTCGGGCTGGTCGTCGAACTGTCCACCCGGCGCCGCATCTTCCTGCCCATGACCCGGATCACCGGCGTGGAGTCCGGGCAGGTCATCACCACCGGTGTGGTCAACGTGCGCCGCTTCGAGCAGCGGCCCACCGAGCGGCTGGCCTTCGGCGAGCTGCTGGACCGGCGGGTGAAACTGGTGGAGACCGGCGAGGAGGTCACCGTCCTCGACGTATCGGTGCAGCAGCTTCCGGCCCGCCGCGACTGGGAGGTCGACCGGGTCTTCGTCCGCAAGGGCAGGAAGGGCAGCGCCTTCCGGCGGGCCAAGGGCGAGACGCTGACCGTCGAGTGGTCGGCGGTCACCGGCTTCTCCCTGGAGGAGCACGGACAGGGCGCCGAGAGCCTGCTCGCCACCTTCGAGCAGCTGCGCCCCGCCGACCTCGCCAACGTGCTGCACCACCTGTCCGCCAAGCGGCGCGCCGAGGTCGCCGCCGCCCTGGACGACGACCGGCTCGCCGACGTCCTGGAGGAGCTGCCGGAGGACGACCAGATCGAGATCCTCGGCAAGCTGGCCGAGGAGCGCGCGGCGGACGTCCTGGAGGCGATGGACCCGGACGACGCGGCCGACCTGCTCGCCGAACTGCCCGAGGCGGACAAGGAGCGGCTGCTGAGCCTGATGCAGCCCGCCGACGCGGCCGACATGCGGCGCCTGATGTCGTACGAGGAGCACACGGCGGGCGGTCTGATGACCACCGAGCCGATCGTGCTGCGCCCGGACTCCACCGTCGCCGACGCGCTCGCCCGGGTCCGCAACCAGGACCTCTCCCCCGCGCTCGCCGCCCAGGTCTACGTGTGCCGGCCGCCCGACGAGACGCCGACCGGCAAGTACCTGGGCACCGTCCACTTCCAGCGCCTGCTGCGCGACCCCCCCTACACCCTGGTCAGCTCCCTGGTGGACGACGACCTGCAGCCCCTGGCCCCCGGCGCCACGCTGCCCGTCATCGCCGGGTTCTTCGCCACCTACGACATGGTGGCGGCGCCCGTGGTGGACGAGTCCGGGTCGCTGCTCGGCGCGGTCACCGTAGACGACGTGCTCGACCACATGCTCCCCGACGACTGGCGGGAGACCGAGTTCCACCTCGACGAGGGAGAGGGGGCGACCACCCATGGCTCCTGA
- a CDS encoding magnesium and cobalt transport protein CorA, protein MSMIRDLRAVVRPSSRVSLRKEPSTSYDTTRDPSTPSAVVDCAVYRDGARVQSAKPLSPQEAMRLVRRDGGFVWIGLHEPTEAEFAGIAGEFGLHPLAVEDAVQAHQRPKLERYDDSLFTVFKTIHYVEHDRLTANSEVVETGEVMCFTGRDFFITVRHGGQGSLRALRHRLQDDPELLAKGPSAVLHAIADHVVDGYIAVADAVQDDIDDVETEVFSPGRRGGVSRGVDSARIYQLKREVLEFKRAVAPLLRPMQLLSERPMRLIDPDIQKYFRDVADHLARVQEQVLGFDELLNSILQANLAQASVAQNEDMRKITAWAAIIAVPTMVCGVYGMNFKYMPELHWKYGYPVIMGVTVVLCLGIHRTLKRNGWL, encoded by the coding sequence ATGTCGATGATCCGTGACCTGCGCGCCGTGGTCCGCCCGTCGTCCCGTGTCTCGCTGCGCAAGGAACCGAGCACGTCGTACGACACCACGCGCGACCCGTCCACGCCCTCGGCCGTCGTCGACTGCGCCGTCTACCGCGACGGCGCCCGGGTACAGAGCGCCAAGCCGCTGAGCCCGCAGGAGGCGATGCGGCTCGTGCGCCGCGACGGCGGGTTCGTGTGGATCGGCCTGCACGAGCCGACCGAGGCGGAATTCGCCGGTATCGCGGGCGAGTTCGGGCTGCACCCGCTGGCCGTCGAGGACGCCGTCCAGGCCCACCAGCGCCCCAAGCTGGAGCGCTACGACGACTCCCTCTTCACCGTCTTCAAGACGATCCACTACGTCGAGCACGACCGGCTCACCGCCAACAGCGAGGTCGTCGAGACCGGTGAGGTCATGTGCTTCACCGGGCGGGACTTCTTCATCACCGTCCGGCACGGCGGCCAGGGCTCGCTGCGGGCGCTCAGGCACCGGCTCCAGGACGACCCGGAGCTGCTCGCCAAGGGCCCCTCGGCCGTGCTGCACGCCATCGCCGACCACGTCGTGGACGGCTACATCGCGGTCGCCGACGCCGTCCAGGACGACATCGACGACGTGGAGACCGAGGTCTTCTCGCCGGGCCGCCGGGGCGGTGTCTCGCGCGGTGTGGACTCGGCGCGGATCTACCAACTCAAGCGCGAGGTACTGGAGTTCAAGCGGGCGGTCGCACCGTTGCTGCGGCCCATGCAGCTGCTGAGCGAGCGGCCGATGCGGCTGATCGACCCGGACATCCAGAAGTACTTCCGGGACGTGGCCGACCACCTCGCCCGCGTCCAGGAGCAGGTCCTCGGCTTCGACGAACTGCTGAACTCCATCCTCCAGGCCAACCTCGCGCAGGCGTCCGTCGCGCAGAACGAGGACATGCGCAAGATCACCGCCTGGGCGGCCATCATCGCCGTGCCGACGATGGTGTGCGGGGTCTACGGCATGAACTTCAAGTACATGCCCGAGCTGCACTGGAAGTACGGCTACCCGGTGATCATGGGCGTCACGGTGGTGCTGTGTCTCGGCATCCACCGCACGCTGAAGCGCAACGGCTGGCTGTGA
- a CDS encoding suppressor of fused domain protein, with protein MVDVLPLVEARLVTALGEPDARAAVTFLGTDRIEVLRFHEEDLVRYATLGMSAQPMADPTAVLADPVKGPRAELVLSVRAGRADTDKVLRPLAVLAASPQVEGVVVAPGASLDVGGPLWPGAPFTSVLVGEPGGLVADLELDDPMDPVRFLPLLPMTPNEAAWKRVHGAQALQERWLAGGTDLRDPARRSVPLDTAPE; from the coding sequence ATGGTTGATGTTCTTCCTCTGGTCGAGGCCCGGTTGGTCACCGCGCTGGGCGAGCCGGACGCGCGCGCCGCGGTCACCTTCCTCGGCACGGACCGCATCGAGGTGCTCCGTTTCCACGAGGAGGACCTGGTCCGCTACGCCACCCTCGGCATGTCGGCACAGCCCATGGCGGACCCCACCGCGGTGCTCGCCGACCCGGTGAAGGGCCCCCGCGCCGAGCTGGTGCTGTCGGTCCGCGCGGGCCGGGCGGACACCGACAAGGTGCTGCGCCCGCTCGCGGTGCTCGCCGCCTCCCCGCAGGTGGAGGGTGTGGTGGTGGCCCCCGGCGCGTCCCTGGACGTGGGCGGGCCGCTGTGGCCCGGCGCCCCCTTCACCTCGGTGCTGGTGGGCGAGCCCGGCGGTCTGGTGGCGGACCTGGAGCTCGACGACCCGATGGATCCCGTACGGTTCCTGCCGCTGCTGCCGATGACCCCGAACGAGGCCGCCTGGAAGCGGGTGCACGGTGCCCAGGCGCTCCAGGAGCGCTGGCTCGCAGGCGGCACGGACCTGCGGGATCCCGCCCGCAGGTCCGTGCCGCTGGACACCGCACCCGAGTGA
- a CDS encoding MFS transporter, translating to MDSFDAGAGGILRQPKAVWATAGASVVAFMGIGLVDPILPSIAQGLNATPGQVSLLFTSYFLITAVAMLLTGFVSSRIGGRRTLLAGLAFVIVFAALAGTSDTVGQLVGFRAGWGLGNALFVSTALAVIVGAAAGGSAAAILLYESALGLGMACGPLLGAVLGNISWRYPFFGTATLMAVGFLCITAFLKEQPRPARKTSILDPLKALGHGGLASAAVSAFFYNYTFFTVLAFTPFVLNMTPYRSGAVFFAWGVLLAVFSVIVAPRLQARFGSLKVLGGSLVLLAADVLVLGYGDHTTAVVCTILSGAFIGVNNTVYTELALGVSDAPRPVASAGYNFVRWFAAAAAPYFAPKIEEWTDIHVPFVVAAVTAVLGALVVVVRRRALTHEAERLEPAHATEDGVTVFAN from the coding sequence ATGGACTCCTTCGACGCGGGAGCCGGCGGCATCCTGCGGCAGCCCAAGGCGGTCTGGGCCACGGCAGGCGCGTCCGTCGTCGCCTTCATGGGCATCGGCCTGGTGGACCCGATCCTGCCGTCGATCGCGCAGGGCCTGAACGCCACCCCCGGCCAGGTGTCCCTGCTCTTCACCTCGTACTTCCTGATCACGGCGGTGGCGATGCTGCTGACCGGCTTCGTCTCCAGCCGCATCGGTGGCCGCAGGACCCTGCTGGCCGGCCTCGCCTTCGTCATCGTCTTCGCCGCCCTCGCCGGCACGTCGGACACCGTCGGCCAGCTCGTCGGCTTCCGGGCGGGCTGGGGACTGGGCAACGCGCTGTTCGTCTCGACCGCCCTCGCGGTCATCGTGGGCGCGGCGGCCGGCGGCAGCGCGGCGGCGATCCTGCTCTACGAGTCCGCGCTCGGCCTCGGCATGGCCTGCGGCCCGCTGCTGGGCGCCGTCCTCGGCAACATCAGCTGGCGCTACCCGTTCTTCGGCACCGCCACCCTGATGGCGGTGGGCTTCCTGTGCATCACGGCGTTCCTGAAGGAGCAGCCGAGGCCCGCGCGGAAGACCTCGATCCTCGACCCGCTCAAGGCGCTCGGCCACGGCGGCCTGGCCTCGGCCGCGGTCTCGGCGTTCTTCTACAACTACACGTTCTTCACGGTGCTGGCCTTCACGCCGTTCGTGCTGAACATGACCCCCTACCGCTCGGGCGCGGTGTTCTTCGCCTGGGGCGTGCTGCTCGCCGTCTTCTCGGTGATCGTGGCCCCGCGGCTGCAGGCACGGTTCGGCTCGCTGAAGGTACTCGGCGGCTCCCTGGTACTGCTCGCGGCCGACGTACTCGTGCTCGGCTACGGCGACCACACCACGGCCGTCGTGTGCACCATCCTGTCCGGCGCCTTCATCGGCGTGAACAACACCGTCTACACCGAGCTGGCCCTCGGCGTGTCGGACGCGCCGCGCCCGGTGGCCAGCGCCGGTTACAACTTCGTCCGCTGGTTCGCGGCCGCGGCGGCGCCGTACTTCGCGCCCAAGATCGAGGAGTGGACCGACATCCACGTCCCGTTCGTGGTCGCGGCCGTCACGGCGGTGCTGGGCGCGCTGGTGGTCGTCGTACGGCGCAGGGCGCTCACCCACGAGGCCGAGCGGCTCGAGCCGGCCCACGCCACCGAGGACGGCGTCACCGTCTTCGCCAACTGA
- a CDS encoding DUF6758 family protein, which yields MRGEPSCPKCGGRVRAPGLFADAWQCDEHGAVYPLQPVIPPSVEALTVVVRRTQVPVWMPWPLPVGWLFTGVTYAGDDRSGGRATAVACSGPGPLGGVGELILVAEELGVGLGAHFAGIDAPDPGPYLNVEKPPQAKVLAAGRPTPLWHVSGAPGDRAVFAGEALGLWLWAVVWPEQSSMLMYDELVLTDLRDAGAEIDLVPCGALSPRLLRP from the coding sequence ATGAGGGGCGAACCCAGTTGCCCGAAGTGTGGTGGCCGGGTCCGGGCTCCCGGCCTATTCGCCGACGCCTGGCAGTGCGACGAGCACGGGGCGGTGTACCCGCTGCAGCCCGTGATCCCGCCCAGTGTCGAGGCGCTCACCGTCGTGGTGCGCCGTACGCAGGTGCCGGTGTGGATGCCCTGGCCGCTGCCGGTCGGATGGCTGTTCACGGGCGTGACCTACGCGGGCGACGACCGCAGCGGCGGCCGCGCCACCGCCGTGGCCTGCTCGGGCCCCGGCCCGCTCGGCGGAGTGGGTGAGCTGATCCTGGTCGCCGAGGAGCTCGGCGTCGGCCTCGGGGCGCACTTCGCGGGCATCGACGCCCCCGACCCCGGCCCGTACCTGAACGTCGAGAAGCCGCCCCAGGCCAAGGTGCTGGCCGCCGGCCGCCCCACCCCGCTCTGGCACGTCTCCGGCGCCCCGGGCGACCGCGCCGTCTTCGCCGGCGAGGCTCTCGGACTGTGGCTGTGGGCGGTGGTCTGGCCGGAGCAGTCCAGCATGCTCATGTACGACGAGCTGGTCCTGACCGACCTGCGGGACGCGGGCGCGGAGATAGACCTCGTCCCCTGCGGGGCGCTGTCGCCGCGGCTGCTGCGCCCCTGA
- a CDS encoding PHP domain-containing protein codes for MRIDLHCHSTASDGTDTPAELVRNAAAAGLDVVALTDHDTTRGYAEATAALPEGLTLVTGAELSCRVDGVSLHMLAYLFDPEEPALLAERELVRDDRVPRAQGMVARLNALGVPVTWEQVERIAAGGSVGRPHVATALVELGVVATVSDAFTEEWLADGGRAYVEKHETDPFEAIRLVKGAGGVTVFAHPAAAKRGRTVPESVIAELAAAGLDGIEVDHIDHDADTRTRLRGLAKDLGLLVTGSSDYHGSRKTVALGAHTTDPEVYGEITRRATGAFPVPGTGGA; via the coding sequence GTGCGCATCGATCTGCACTGCCACTCCACGGCCTCCGACGGCACGGACACCCCGGCCGAGCTGGTGCGCAACGCGGCCGCGGCCGGTCTGGACGTCGTCGCGCTGACCGACCACGACACCACCCGTGGGTACGCCGAGGCGACCGCCGCGCTGCCCGAGGGGCTCACCCTGGTCACCGGCGCCGAGCTGTCCTGCCGCGTCGACGGGGTCTCCCTGCACATGCTGGCCTACCTCTTCGACCCCGAGGAGCCCGCCCTGCTCGCCGAGCGCGAGCTGGTCCGGGACGACCGGGTGCCGCGGGCCCAGGGCATGGTCGCCCGGCTGAACGCGCTCGGCGTGCCGGTCACCTGGGAACAGGTCGAGCGGATCGCCGCCGGCGGTTCGGTGGGCCGGCCGCACGTCGCCACCGCGCTCGTCGAACTGGGCGTCGTGGCCACGGTGAGCGACGCGTTCACCGAGGAGTGGCTCGCCGACGGCGGCCGGGCCTACGTGGAGAAGCACGAGACCGACCCCTTCGAGGCGATCCGGCTGGTCAAGGGCGCGGGCGGCGTGACCGTCTTCGCGCACCCGGCCGCCGCCAAGCGCGGCCGTACGGTACCGGAGTCCGTGATCGCGGAGCTGGCCGCGGCCGGCCTGGACGGCATCGAGGTCGACCACATCGACCACGACGCCGACACCCGGACCCGTCTGCGGGGCCTCGCGAAGGACCTGGGGCTGCTGGTCACGGGGTCCTCGGACTACCACGGCAGCCGCAAGACCGTCGCGCTCGGCGCTCACACGACGGACCCCGAGGTGTACGGGGAGATCACCCGGCGGGCGACCGGGGCCTTCCCGGTGCCCGGCACCGGCGGAGCCTGA
- a CDS encoding MarC family protein, which translates to MFDIAVFGSLFLTLFVIMDPPGITPIFLALTAGRPAKVQKRMALQAVCVAGGVIAVFGVLGHQILDYLHVSVPALMIAGGLLLLLIALDLLTGKTDEPKQTKDVNVALVPLGMPLLAGPGAIVSVILAVQKAGSVSTQISVWAAILAIHVVLWLVMRYSLLIIRVIKDGGVVLVTRLAGMMLSAIAVQQIINGITQVIRGS; encoded by the coding sequence ATGTTCGACATCGCCGTCTTCGGCTCCCTGTTCCTGACCCTTTTCGTGATCATGGATCCCCCCGGGATCACCCCGATCTTCCTCGCCCTGACCGCCGGCCGTCCGGCCAAGGTGCAGAAGCGGATGGCCCTCCAGGCCGTCTGCGTGGCGGGCGGGGTCATCGCCGTCTTCGGCGTCCTGGGCCACCAGATCCTCGACTACCTGCACGTCTCGGTCCCCGCGCTGATGATCGCGGGCGGACTGCTGCTCCTGCTGATCGCGCTCGACCTGCTCACCGGCAAGACCGACGAGCCGAAGCAGACCAAGGACGTCAACGTCGCCCTCGTGCCGCTGGGCATGCCGCTGCTGGCGGGGCCCGGCGCCATCGTGTCGGTGATCCTCGCCGTGCAGAAGGCCGGCAGTGTGTCCACGCAGATCTCGGTGTGGGCCGCGATCCTCGCGATCCACGTCGTGCTGTGGCTGGTGATGCGTTACTCGCTGCTGATCATCAGGGTCATCAAGGACGGCGGTGTGGTCCTCGTGACGCGGCTCGCGGGCATGATGCTCTCCGCGATCGCCGTGCAGCAGATCATCAACGGGATCACTCAGGTGATCCGGGGGAGCTGA
- a CDS encoding NYN domain-containing protein, which translates to MNDDLAALAARIDHTNELLQRMLAEVAKTPSTHAIFVDAGYLYAAAGRLVAGTEDRRAFDLDAEGLIDALIDRARTIFADSRLLRVYWYDGARRRIHTAEQQSIAELPDVKVRLGNLNANNQQKGVDSLIRSDLESLARHRAISDAALLGGDEDLVSAVEAAQGYGARVHLWGIEAPEGRNQAEPLLWEVDSQRTFDLEFFKPYVSRRTAAAYEATAGARPTREDVRFVGAQIAAKWLSARGREALVELLPGHPYLPGSVDQDLLVEAEGLLQYSLRGQADLRRSLRDGFWEHLQTQY; encoded by the coding sequence ATGAACGACGACCTGGCGGCCCTCGCCGCCCGCATCGACCACACCAACGAGCTGCTGCAGCGCATGCTCGCCGAGGTGGCGAAGACGCCCTCCACCCACGCGATCTTCGTCGACGCGGGCTACCTCTACGCGGCCGCCGGCCGGCTGGTCGCCGGCACGGAGGACCGGCGGGCCTTCGACCTCGACGCCGAGGGCCTGATCGACGCGCTCATCGACAGGGCCCGCACCATCTTCGCGGACAGCCGGCTGCTGCGCGTCTACTGGTACGACGGCGCCCGGCGGCGCATCCACACCGCCGAGCAGCAGTCCATCGCCGAACTGCCCGACGTCAAGGTCCGCCTGGGCAACCTCAACGCCAACAACCAGCAGAAGGGCGTCGACTCGCTCATCCGCTCGGACCTGGAGTCCCTGGCCCGCCACCGCGCGATCAGCGACGCGGCCCTGCTCGGCGGCGACGAGGACCTGGTGTCGGCGGTCGAGGCGGCCCAGGGCTACGGCGCCCGTGTCCACCTGTGGGGCATCGAGGCGCCCGAGGGGCGCAACCAGGCCGAGCCGCTGCTCTGGGAGGTCGACAGCCAGCGCACCTTCGACCTGGAGTTCTTCAAGCCGTACGTCTCCCGCCGCACCGCCGCCGCCTACGAGGCCACCGCCGGGGCCCGGCCCACCCGGGAGGACGTCCGCTTCGTCGGCGCGCAGATCGCCGCCAAGTGGCTGTCCGCGCGGGGCCGTGAGGCCCTGGTCGAGCTGCTGCCCGGCCACCCGTACCTGCCCGGCTCCGTCGACCAGGACCTGCTGGTCGAGGCCGAGGGCCTGCTCCAGTACTCCCTGCGCGGCCAGGCGGACCTGCGCCGCTCCCTCCGGGACGGCTTCTGGGAGCACCTGCAGACGCAGTACTGA
- a CDS encoding alpha/beta fold hydrolase, which yields MSRPATFVPPPGARAYALRTARGEFAVVDAPVADGVEPRGVALLLPGFTGSKEDFNPLHVPLAERGYRTVAVDGRGQYESDGPEDDQSAYAQEELARDVLAQAEAVGAPVHLLGHSLGGQISRAAVLLDHSPFRSLTLMASGPAEISASQRERVKLLRDALAVMTMAEVWDTMQAMEAPEETDTGALDGGLDDRDDLRRRWLRTKPAQLLATGRQLCTEPDRVAELAAVPLPFHVLSGALDDTWPLALLDGMADRLNARRTVVEGAEHSPNTDRPLATARAIADFWQAHPGRAV from the coding sequence ATGAGCCGGCCTGCCACCTTCGTCCCGCCCCCCGGTGCCCGCGCGTACGCGCTGCGGACCGCGCGCGGTGAGTTCGCCGTAGTCGACGCGCCCGTGGCGGACGGGGTGGAGCCCAGGGGGGTGGCGCTGCTCCTGCCGGGGTTCACCGGCAGCAAGGAGGACTTCAACCCGCTGCATGTGCCGCTGGCCGAGCGCGGTTACCGGACGGTGGCCGTGGACGGGCGCGGGCAGTACGAGTCGGACGGGCCCGAGGACGACCAGTCGGCCTACGCGCAGGAGGAGTTGGCGCGGGACGTGCTCGCGCAGGCCGAGGCGGTCGGGGCGCCCGTGCATCTGCTCGGGCACTCGCTCGGCGGGCAGATCTCGCGTGCGGCGGTGCTGCTGGACCACTCCCCCTTTCGCTCGCTCACCCTGATGGCCTCGGGCCCGGCGGAGATCTCGGCCTCCCAGCGGGAGCGGGTGAAGCTGCTGCGGGACGCGCTCGCCGTGATGACGATGGCGGAGGTGTGGGACACGATGCAGGCGATGGAGGCCCCCGAGGAGACCGACACGGGCGCGCTGGACGGCGGCCTGGACGACCGGGACGACCTGCGGCGGCGCTGGCTCCGTACCAAGCCGGCCCAACTGCTCGCCACCGGGCGGCAGTTGTGCACCGAACCGGATCGTGTCGCCGAACTGGCCGCCGTGCCGCTGCCGTTCCACGTGCTGTCGGGCGCGCTGGACGACACCTGGCCGCTGGCGCTGCTCGACGGGATGGCGGACCGGCTGAACGCCCGGCGGACGGTGGTCGAGGGCGCCGAGCACTCCCCCAACACCGACCGGCCGCTCGCCACGGCCCGCGCGATCGCCGACTTCTGGCAGGCGCACCCGGGCCGGGCGGTCTAG